The Podospora pseudocomata strain CBS 415.72m chromosome 1 map unlocalized CBS415.72m_1, whole genome shotgun sequence genome has a segment encoding these proteins:
- the SMR2 gene encoding Sporulation minus regulator 2 (EggNog:ENOG503PQ03; COG:B): MDVSNSTPVNSPATIARVWYSDKMDIPIINDSHILSFILVDHETVVQHVANDHDDIEVVSALAVAATNFSKMNDGLDTAIVHRKHSMLYYITTLALAFRLDTSIFDVIHTTVTIGDLVPTADRVPTADAVPAVYPAMAPVSPESNRDTMVQSVAVTTKEHIRRPRNQFIIYRQWMSARLHEDNPGLTAGAISSIVAKAWKGETPQVKAHFKALAVEEDRKHKLAYPGYRYQARRTRNERRKLFSTIKAVSQYPVPVTNPVPQYPVHTPSSLTTADLNDTVMNLGSLNN; encoded by the exons ATGGATGTCTCCAACTCCACTCCCGTCAACTCTCCCGCTACCATCGCCCGTGTCTGGTACTCTGACAAGATGGATATCCCCATCATAAACGACTCGCACATCCTGTCCTTCATTCTGGTCGATCATGAGACAGTTGTCCAGCATGTCGCGAACGATCATGATGATATTGAAGTCGTCAGCGCCTTGGCCGTCGCTGCCACCAACTTCAG CAAAATGAACGATGGTCTCGACACCGCTATTGTTCACAGGAAGCACAGTATGCTCTACTACATCACGACCCTTGCTTTGGCCTTTCGTCTGGATACGAGCATTTTCGATGTCATTCACACGACTG TGACTATTGGCGATCTAGTTCCCACTGCCGATCGAGTTCCCACTGCTGATGCGGTTCCGGCTGTTTATCCTGCCATGGCTCCTGTCTCGCCTGAGTCGAACAGGGATACTATGGTCCAGAGTGTTGCAGTCACAACCAAGGAACATATTCGTCGCCCCCGCAACCAGTTCATCATCTACCGTCAGTGGATGTCTGCTCGGCTCCACGAGGACAACCCCGGCTTGACAGCTGGTGCTATTT CGTCCATCGTCGCTAAGGCTTGGAAAGGGGAGACACCCCAGGTCAAAGCTCATTTCAAGGCTCTCGCGGTGGAGGAAGACCGCAAGCACAAACTGGCGTATCCTGGGTACCGCTACCAGGCACGCCGCACCCGGAATGAGCGCCGCAAGCTCTTCAGCACTATCAAGGCTGTCTCCCAATATCCAGTGCCGGTCACGAACCCGGTGCCCCAGTATCCGGTGCATACCCCGAGTTCGTTGACCACCGCGGATCTCAACGACACTGTGATGAATCTGGGCAGCCTCAACAACTAA
- the APN2 gene encoding DNA-(apurinic or apyrimidinic site) lyase 2 (COG:L; EggNog:ENOG503NUNY) — protein sequence MFDTLEADIVVMQEAKIQRKDLQDDMVLIPGWDVYFSLPKHKKGYSGVAIYTRSSKCAPIRAEEGITGILCPPNSSTTFRDLPEDQQIGGYPRPGQLSGEVDEATLDSEGRCVILEFPAFVLVGVYSPATRDESRDEFRHAFTEAMDVRVRNLVAMGKEVVLTGDLNIIRSELDTAGLVEQLRKEEVSLDDFFSSPSRRFLNQIVFGGRVVGTRDEGREEAVLWDLCREFHPTRTGMYTCWDTRKNCRPGNFGSRIDYVLCSSGIKDWFIDANIQEGLLGSDHCPVYATMGDTVNHNGTTVPITDVMNPPGMFKDGERQREWTIKDALPTSAKLIPEFSNRRSIKDMFFKKPKATIKPTTATAIPGSQDPPPLTITISTGPEKDSWAQGDLASSQPSSQVTAPPSSGSTLVASPQKPPVKRPAVASPAKRPQKKGKVTLAKEPSKTGASASQGTLKSFFKPKTPVPSPSQEPTGTDNTASATADISTASELLPAELPPEIPSPNQSSKGSAESSAKETPLTTVPTDDKVFDPIENKASWSKLLGKRVVPKCEHGEDCVSRITKKPGVNCGRSFFMCARPTGPSGKKEDGTTEFCCKTFIWSSEWKPSSSASLSG from the exons ATGTTCGACACGCTGGAGGCAGACATTGTTGTCATGCAAGAGGCCAAGATCCAGCGCAAGGATCTGCAGGATGACATGGTCTTGATTCCAGGATGGGATGTCTACTTCAGCCTCCCCAAGCATAAGAAGG GCTATTCTGGAGTTGCCATTTACACTCGTTCTTCCAAGTGCGCTCCCATCCGCGCCGAGGAAGGCATCACCGGCATCCTCTGCCCACCGAACTCCTCCACAACTTTCAGAGACCTTCCAGAAGACCAACAGATCGGAGGTTATCCGAGACCAGGACAGCTTTCCGGCGAAGTTGACGAAGCCACACTTGACTCTGAGGGTCGCTGTGTCATCCTCGAGTTTCCAGCTTTTGTTCTCGTAGGAGTCTACAGCCCAGCAACCCGAGACGAATCACGAGACGAGTTCCGCCATGCTTTCACTGAAGCCATGGATGTCAGAGTACGCAATCTCGTCGCGATGGGAAAGGAGGTGGTTCTTACCGGTGATCTCAACATCATTCGCTCAGAATTGGACACGGCCGGTCTGGTCGAACAATTACGAAAGGAAGAAGTGAGTCTTGATGATTTCTTCTCCAGTCCGTCCCGCCGCTTTCTCAACCAAATAGTATTTGGGGGACGTGTGGTTGGGACAAGAGACGAGGGCCGTGAGGAAGCTGTTCTATGGGACCTCTGCAGGGAATTTCATCCCACCCGTACCGGAATGTACACTTGCTGGGATACTCGGAAAAATTGCAGGCCGGGGAACTTTGGGAGCCGGATTGATTACGTTCTCTGCAGCTCTGGAATCAAGGACTGGTTCATCGACGCCAACATCCAGGAGGGTCTTCTCGGTTCTGACCACTGCCCAGTCTATGCCACCATGGGCGATACTGTCAATCACAACGGCACGACGGTTCCCATTACCGATGTCATGAACCCACCGGGCATGTTCAAGGACGGCGAACGACAACGAGAGTGGACCATCAAAGATGCCCTCCCAACTTCGGCAAAGCTGATACCAGAATTTAGCAACCGACGGAGCATCAAGGACATGTTCTTCAAGAAGCCTAAAGCGACGATCAAGCcaacgacagcaacagccattCCTGGCAGTCAAGACCCACCTCCTCTCACCATTACCATCTCTACGGGCCCTGAGAAAGACTCTTGGGCCCAGGGCGATCTGGCCTCCTCACAGCCATCGAGTCAAGTCACAGCACCCCCAAGCTCAGGCAGCACACTTGTGGCCTCTCCACAAAAGCCACCAGTGAAACGCCCAGCAGTCGCTTCCCCTGCTAAAAGACCACagaagaagggaaaggtCACACTTGCGAAAGAGCCGTCCAAGACTGGTGCGAGTGCCTCCCAGGGCACGCTGAAAAGCTTCTTCAAGCCCAAGACACCCGTTCCCAGCCCAAGCCAGGAGCCAACTGGCACAGACAACACAGCCTCGGCCACAGCAGACATTTCTACTGCTTCAGAGTTGCTACCAGCAGAATTACCCCCTGAAATCCCAAGCCCCAACCAATCTTCGAAAGGGAGCGCCGAAAGCTCTGCCAAGGAAACGCCCCTGACGACCGTCCCAACTGACGACAAGGTCTTTGATCCTATTGAGAACAAAGCCTCCTGGTCTAAGCTCCTTGGCAAGCGCGTCGTCCCAAAGTGTGAGCATGGCGAGGATTGCGTATCGAGGATAACGAAGAAGCCGGGGGTCAATTGTG GCCGGTCCTTCTTCATGTGCGCCCGTCCCACGGGTCCGTCtggcaagaaggaggacgggACGACGGAATTCTGCTGCAAGACCTTCATCTGGAGCAGCGAGTGGAAGCCTAGCTCTTCGGCGTCGTTGTCTGGCTAG